From a single Fulvivirga ulvae genomic region:
- the uvrA gene encoding excinuclease ABC subunit UvrA: MITDADVMKQGDDFDITGYDSIEILGAREHNLKNVNLTFPRNKLVVITGISGSGKSSLAFDTIYAEGQRRYMESFSAYARSFIGNLERPDVDKINGLSPVISIEQKTTSRNPRSTVGTVTEIYDFMRLLYARAGEAFSYTTGEKMVRQSEDQILDHILSAYDGQKLTILAPVVKGRKGHYRELFQQIRKSGYSRVRVDGELQELVPKMQVDRYKTHDIEVVIDRIVVDQNDRYRISQSLATALKQGEGIMMLLDQENQIYHFSKYLMDPKSGLSYDEPAPNTFSFNSPYGACPKCNGLGVIEEITEESVIPDKSLSISRGGILPLGEFRDIWIFKKIEAILKRYKVNLTTPIRDIPEDVLKTLLYGDSVPVAVKSVKYPGTDWNTKFEGIIKFLEKQREGGSDKIQQWINDFTVSVTCPECNGARLKKEALHFLIDNQNISQLAEYDIKTLWSWFDGLELRLSDKQNKIAAEVLKEIRKRIGFLLDVGLDYLHLNRPLKTLSGGEAQRIRLATQIGTQLVGVLYILDEPSIGLHQRDNVKLIKALKDLRDLGNSVIVVEHDKDMMLASDHIIDIGPGAGRHGGHIVAQGTPDDFLELGSATADYLKGKRNIEVPSERRKGNGKKLKLIGASGHNLKNVNLEIPLGTLTLVTGVSGSGKSTLIHDTLFPILNQKFYRSRREPLAYKSVKGLEHLDKVIEVDQSPIGRTPRSNPATYTGVFTDIRALFAELPEAKIRGYKPGRFSFNVKGGRCETCEGAGLRLIEMDFLPDVHVPCETCKGKRYNRETLEVRFKGKSISDVLEMTVEESVEFFENQPKILRKIKTLNDVGLGYISLGQHATTLSGGEAQRVKLATELSKKDTGKTLYILDEPTTGLHFQDIQHLLDVLNRLVDKGNTVLIIEHNMDVIKVADHIVDLGPEGGNGGGTIVCSGIPEEVAKNDQSYTARFLKDELS, from the coding sequence ATGATCACTGATGCGGATGTAATGAAACAAGGGGATGACTTCGATATAACTGGCTATGACAGTATAGAGATATTGGGCGCCCGGGAGCATAACCTCAAGAATGTAAACCTTACATTTCCAAGAAATAAGCTGGTGGTGATCACGGGCATTAGCGGAAGCGGAAAGTCTTCACTGGCCTTTGATACGATTTATGCAGAGGGGCAGCGCCGCTATATGGAAAGCTTTAGTGCCTATGCGCGCTCTTTTATTGGCAATCTGGAGAGGCCTGACGTTGACAAGATCAATGGATTAAGTCCGGTAATTTCCATCGAGCAAAAAACCACCTCCAGGAATCCTCGCTCTACGGTAGGTACAGTTACTGAGATCTATGATTTTATGAGGCTACTTTATGCCCGGGCAGGGGAAGCTTTTTCTTATACCACCGGAGAGAAAATGGTGCGGCAGTCTGAGGACCAGATTCTTGACCATATTCTATCAGCTTATGACGGGCAGAAACTCACTATTCTAGCCCCGGTAGTGAAAGGGCGTAAAGGGCATTATCGAGAACTCTTTCAGCAGATAAGAAAAAGTGGATATTCCCGGGTGCGTGTGGATGGCGAGCTTCAGGAATTAGTGCCTAAGATGCAGGTTGATCGATACAAAACCCATGATATTGAAGTAGTTATTGACCGGATCGTTGTTGATCAAAATGACCGTTATAGGATCAGCCAGTCTTTGGCAACTGCATTAAAACAAGGTGAGGGTATAATGATGCTTTTGGATCAGGAAAACCAGATATATCATTTCTCAAAATATTTAATGGATCCGAAATCCGGGCTATCCTATGACGAACCAGCCCCAAATACCTTTTCATTTAACTCTCCTTATGGTGCCTGTCCAAAATGTAACGGGCTGGGAGTTATTGAAGAAATAACTGAGGAATCGGTAATTCCTGATAAATCCCTGAGCATAAGCAGGGGAGGAATATTGCCCCTGGGCGAATTCAGGGATATCTGGATTTTTAAAAAAATAGAAGCCATCCTGAAAAGATATAAGGTAAACCTGACTACACCTATCAGGGATATTCCGGAAGATGTTCTGAAAACTTTGCTGTATGGAGATTCCGTTCCGGTTGCAGTAAAATCAGTCAAATACCCCGGTACAGACTGGAATACCAAGTTTGAGGGCATTATCAAGTTTTTGGAGAAGCAGCGCGAGGGCGGTTCTGATAAGATACAGCAATGGATAAATGATTTTACCGTGTCGGTTACATGCCCTGAGTGTAATGGGGCCAGGCTGAAAAAAGAAGCCTTACATTTTCTTATCGATAATCAAAATATATCTCAGCTTGCGGAATATGACATCAAAACTTTATGGAGCTGGTTTGATGGCCTTGAACTGCGGCTTTCTGATAAACAGAATAAAATTGCGGCTGAGGTACTCAAGGAAATAAGAAAAAGGATTGGTTTTCTGTTAGATGTTGGACTTGACTACCTGCACCTCAACAGGCCATTAAAAACATTGTCAGGTGGGGAAGCTCAGCGTATCAGGCTTGCTACGCAGATAGGTACCCAGCTTGTAGGTGTGCTTTATATTTTGGATGAACCAAGTATCGGTCTTCATCAAAGGGACAATGTGAAGCTTATTAAAGCTCTTAAAGATCTTAGAGATCTTGGTAACTCGGTAATAGTGGTAGAGCATGATAAAGATATGATGCTTGCTTCTGATCATATTATAGATATCGGACCCGGGGCAGGTCGTCATGGGGGACATATAGTTGCCCAGGGCACACCGGATGATTTCCTGGAACTGGGTAGCGCTACGGCTGATTACCTCAAGGGTAAGCGCAACATTGAAGTGCCTTCAGAAAGAAGAAAAGGCAATGGAAAAAAACTTAAGCTTATCGGAGCAAGTGGACATAACCTAAAAAATGTCAACCTTGAGATTCCTTTAGGTACACTGACTCTTGTTACAGGAGTATCTGGTAGTGGAAAATCTACCCTCATCCACGATACATTGTTCCCTATCCTCAATCAGAAATTTTACAGGTCCAGAAGGGAGCCATTAGCCTATAAATCAGTAAAAGGGCTGGAGCATCTGGATAAAGTGATAGAGGTTGACCAGTCCCCTATCGGCCGTACACCCCGATCTAACCCTGCTACCTATACCGGAGTTTTTACAGATATAAGGGCATTATTTGCCGAGCTCCCAGAAGCAAAGATTCGTGGTTATAAGCCTGGTAGGTTTTCTTTTAATGTTAAGGGAGGACGATGTGAAACATGCGAAGGCGCCGGATTACGACTGATAGAGATGGATTTTCTGCCAGATGTACATGTACCTTGCGAAACCTGTAAAGGAAAGCGATACAACCGTGAAACACTGGAAGTGAGGTTTAAAGGGAAATCTATATCAGATGTACTTGAGATGACTGTAGAAGAGTCAGTTGAATTCTTTGAAAACCAGCCAAAAATACTCCGAAAAATTAAAACGTTGAATGATGTTGGCCTCGGTTACATTTCGTTAGGTCAGCATGCCACTACTTTATCCGGAGGCGAAGCTCAAAGGGTGAAGCTTGCCACTGAACTTTCAAAAAAGGATACTGGAAAAACATTGTATATTTTGGATGAACCTACCACCGGTTTACATTTCCAGGATATTCAGCATTTACTTGATGTACTTAACCGATTGGTTGACAAAGGCAATACAGTGTTAATCATAGAGCATAACATGGATG